The Camelus dromedarius isolate mCamDro1 chromosome 1, mCamDro1.pat, whole genome shotgun sequence genome has a window encoding:
- the LOC116148978 gene encoding tripartite motif-containing protein 75, translating to MAVAAALAGLQAEANCPVCLDGLSDPVTIDCGHNFCRRCIQQSWAHLEDRFPCPVCRHPCQERHVRSNTQLGRMIDIARQLGGRRSKRRRREEPRLCERHHQVLGLFCEDDLELLCPLCTQPPEHQGHVVRSVGEAAAHHRKRLGSYVEPLKTRVADAQSLVAAQDRKLLELREQVQRQRRELALEFGQLNRAVDREQEAVLERLVQEERDIQEQLGANVAAFSDHISTLKGLLQEVAERSVLPGVRLLRGIGGVLRRCEGLRCPAVYSFQLRREGCSLPPQHSALRKIIQTFREDVSLDPETAHPSLLVSEDRKSATFLGRKRRAPRGARRFSAEPAVLGAQGFARGRRYWEVRLGGPAWAVGVCADPADPAPGTRAGRPAGPGGRWTVRLRGGAYEAQGPGGAVPLELKDRPGGVGVYLDYELGAVSFYSVDDRSHLHSFSAAFSEVLKPYFCIRSDSLTVCAVRDYGGDPSQQGPADN from the coding sequence ATGGCGGTGGCGGCGGCCCTGGCTGGACTCCAGGCAGAAGCCAACTGTCCCGTGTGTCTGGACGGCCTGAGCGACCCCGTCACCATCGACTGTGGGCACAACTTCTGCCGCCGCTGCATCCAGCAGTCCTGGGCTCACCTGGAGGACAGGTTCCCTTGCCCCGTGTGCCGCCACCCGTGCCAGGAGCGGCACGTCAGGAGCAACACCCAGCTGGGCAGGATGATCGACATCGCCAGGCAGCTGGGCGGCCGCAGGAGCAAGAGGAGGAGGCGCGAGGAGCCGCGCCTGTGCGAGCGGCACCACCAGGTCCTGGGCCTCTTCTGCGAGGACGACCTGGAGCTGCTGTGTCCCCTGTGCACGCAGCCCCCTGAGCACCAGGGCCACGTGGTGAGGTCCGTGGGCGAGGCCGCCGCTCACCACCGCAAGAGGCTCGGCAGTTACGTGGAGCCCCTGAAGACGCGGGTGGCCGACGCTCAGAGCCTGGTGGCCGCGCAGGACAGGAAGCTGCTGGAGCTGCGGGAGCAGGTGCAGCGCCAGCGGCGGGAGCTGGCCTTGGAGTTCGGGCAGCTGAACCGGGCTGTGGACCGCGAGCAGGAGGCCGTCCTGGAGAGGCTGGTCCAGGAGGAGCGGGACATCCAGGAGCAGCTGGGCGCCAACGTGGCCGCCTTCTCGGACCACATTTCCACCCTGAAGGGCCTCCTGCAGGAGGTGGCCGAGCGGAGCGTGCTGCCCGGCGTGAGGCTGCTGAGAGGCATCGGGGGCGTCCTGCGCAGGTGCGAGGGCCTGCGGTGCCCCGCCGTCTACTCCTTCCAGCTGCGCCGCGAAGGCTGCAGCCTCCCCCCGCAGCACTCGGCTCTGCGCAAAATCATCCAGACGTTCCGGGAGGACGTGAGCCTGGACCCCGAGACGGCGCACCCCAGCCTGCTGGTGTCCGAGGACAGGAAGTCCGCGACGTTCCTGGGGAGGAAGCGGAGGGCGCCCCGCGGCGCGCGGAGGTTCAGCGCGGAGCCGGCGGTGCTGGGCGCCCAGGGCTTCGCGCGCGGCCGGCGGTACTGGGAGGTGCGGCTGGGCGGGCCGGCGTGGGCGGTGGGCGTCTGCGCGGACCCCGCGGACCCCGCCCCCGGGACGCGCGCGGGGCGCCCGGCGGGACCCGGCGGCCGCTGGACGGTGCGGCTGCGCGGCGGGGCGTACGAGGCGCAGGGGCCCGGGGGCGCCGTCCCCCTGGAGCTGAAGGACCGGCCCGGCGGGGTGGGCGTGTACCTGGACTACGAGCTGGGCGCCGTGTCCTTCTACAGTGTGGACGACAGGTCTCACCTCCACTCCTTCTCCGCGGCGTTTTCGGAAGTCCTGAAGCCCTACTTCTGCATCAGGAGCGACTCTCTCACAGTCTGCGCGGTGAGAGACTACGGGGGTGATCCCAGCCAACAGGGACCTGCAGATAACTGA